Proteins from one Ranitomeya variabilis isolate aRanVar5 chromosome 1, aRanVar5.hap1, whole genome shotgun sequence genomic window:
- the NKX6-1 gene encoding homeobox protein Nkx-6.1 produces MLALGQMDGTRQSAFLLSSPPLAALHSMAEMKTPLYPAYALTSQPCSSSISSSSSSSSSSSPSPPLGSPNQLSLKHSSSSPPVPGGLSSLGTPPPQISVATPHGINDILSRPVMHCFPSLAGTALAPSSSVSPASVASTSSPAAGLLAGLPRFSSLSPPPPPPGLYFSPSAAVAVARYPKPLTDLPGRTPIFWPGVMQSSPWRDARLACASHQGSVLLDKDGKRKHTRPTFSGQQIFALEKTFEQTKYLAGPERARLAYSLGMTESQVKVWFQNRRTKWRKKHAAEMATAKKKQDTETERLKGASDNEDEDDDYNKPLDPNSDDEKITQLLKKHKSNSSLLHQQSENDSSS; encoded by the exons ATGTTAGCTCTAGGGCAGATGGATGGCACCAGGCAGAGCGCTTTTCTCCTTAGCAGCCCACCCTTGGCAGCTCTGCATAGCATGGCAGAGATGAAGACCCCCCTGTACCCAGCCTATGCCCTCACGAGCCAGCCTTGTTCCTCCTCCATATCTTCTTCAtcttcctcatcatcatcctcatcaccatctCCACCTTTGGGGTCCCCAAATCAACTGTCCCTAAAGCATTCTTCTTCCTCGCCACCAGTTCCAGGAGGTCTGTCCTCCTTGGGGACACCTCCACCCCAGATCTCAGTGGCTACTCCCCATGGAATCAATGACATCCTGAGCCGACCAGTGATGCACTGCTTTCCCTCCCTGGCTGGGACAGCCTTGGCTCCGAGCTCCTCAGTGTCCCCAGCCTCTGTGGCCTCCACCTCCTCCCCAGCTGCTGGCCTCCTGGCAGGGCTGCCCCGCTTCAGCAGCCTCAGTCCTCCCCCACCTCCTCCAGGACTGTACTTTAGCCCCAGTGCTGCTGTGGCTGTGGCTCGGTACCCCAAACCATTGACGGATCTTCCAGGCAGGACCCCAATATTTTGGCCTGGAGTGATGCAGAGCTCCCCCTGGAGAGATGCCAGACTGGCCTGTGCTTCTC ACCAGGGATCTGTGCTGCTGGACAAGGATGGGAAGAGGAAGCACACACGGCCCACATTCTCCGGACAACAGATCTTTGCCTTGGAAAAGACTTTCGAGCAAACGAAATACTTAGCTGGGCCAGAGAGAGCCAGGCTGGCATATTCTCTGGGCATGACAGAGAGCCAGGTGAAG GTTTGGTTTCAGAACAGGAGGACAAAGTGGCGCAAGAAGCATGCAGCAGAGATGGCCACTGCCAAGAAGAAGCAGGACACTGAGACTGAGAGACTAAAAGGGGCTTCAGACAATGAAGATGAGGATGATGACTACAACAAACCTCTGGACCCTAACTCAGATGATGAGAAGATCACTCAGCTCCTTAAGAAACACAAGTCTAACAGCTCATTGCTTCACCAACAGTCTGAGAATGACAGCTCTTCTTAG